A stretch of DNA from Odocoileus virginianus isolate 20LAN1187 ecotype Illinois chromosome 7, Ovbor_1.2, whole genome shotgun sequence:
AGGCCAGAAGTACAAGGTGCATGGAGAGGAGAGGCTGGGGCCCTCCAGGAGGCGGCACGTCTCTTTGGGCATCTGCTCTGGGCCCTGCTTGTTGTTATGTCCAGTAACAGGGAGAGACGCACTGGGTGGGCAGGGGCAGTGGTGTTACTGAGAGCAGCGCAGGTGGGGCCAGTTCATGTTCCCACACGCTCATGGGCATCTGCTCGTTGATAGGAAGGGGTGGCGAGCTTTCTTACACTCTAAATTACTATGGCTTTTCCTCATTCCTTTAAATGTTTTGGCTTAGAGCATATTATTGAATTAAGTGAGTTAAATACAGTGATGATTCCGAGCATCCTGAATACTCACCCTGtgtatggatgagaaaactgaggcccagagaagctaaATCACCCCAAGTTCCCACTGGGTTTGAGTCTGCTGCCTCCTTCCACAATCGGGCTATAACTGAGCAGGAGGAGCCAGCTCAGGGAGGGCTCTTCAGCCCTCAGCAGCTGGTCCCCTCCAGGGGCCACCACACCTGATGCCTGGTCCCACACGCCTGGTCCCACACACACGTACACGTCTCTATGCTCTCACTCAGACACCATCACTTCTTCTGACCCTGTCCCTGGGACATGCCTGGTGCACACTCCCCTTCCAGCAGCTCACACACGTGCAAACGTGCCCACTGTCACAGACAGGCTTCTCTGCCAGGCATGCAGACCCCTGActgccttccctcccctccacagCTGCAAGCCTTCACACACCTCCCAAGCACCCAGCCCACCCCGTCTCCTCTCCCATCTTCTTGCCCTTCCCGCTATTCCTTCTCCTCATccagtctttttcttccttctttgcattattttgtttcctccctcccccgtctctcatctccctccctttGTAcctatttctcctttctctttccatcacacctacccacacaccacacatgcatgcatgcatgagagAAGCAAAATACTAGGGAACCTGGGAGCCGGAAAGTAGTGACTTGAAGTCCTAGCTCTGCACTCACTGTGTAACCTAAGACAAGTTACTGAGCCCCTCTGAGCTCAGCTTCCTCACTGGCAAGACACGTATGATAATACAGGAGACTTGAATGAAATACCCTGTGAGGCCTGGCACAACTCCCCTGTGCCACCGTGTGGCCTTGTTCAGAACTGCAGGGCACATCTCTGTGACAGGGAGTGATGGAGCCTTTGAAATTAATGAGACGTCTGGAGCGATCTCCGTGATGCAGAGCCCTTCCCAGCTCCGGAGAGAGGTGTATGAGCTGCATGTTCAGGTACCTCCCTCGATCTTTGCCCTCTCCACCAAAGGTGATAAGATCCTGGCTGCCCCCCCTTACCCTTCAGGGCCCGCAGTCAGGGGGAGGATCTAGATAGTGTTTCAGGGAACACCTACAAGAGGTGGCACCTGGTGTGGGGAGCTGAGACAAGGCAGAGAAGGTAGGATGGGAGCGGCAATGCCTTGAATGTGGGCAGGGCCCGGGAAGCAGAGAGGTGTGGGGAACATTGGTTGGTTGGGGCAGGTGGAGGCATTGCAAGCGAGGGAAGCTTAGTGAGCCAAGGCTGGGGGTGAAAGCACAGGATATACCAGGGGCACAATGAGGAACAAGTGGGACTTTAGCCAAGGGTCCACATCAGCCTGTAATGGAGAAACAGTTGGACCCcaagtgggggacagaggagcaaaGGCTCTGAATACGAGGTATGGATTTTTCCTGCAAAGGGCCAGCTTTGTGGCCATGCAACCTGTGATTACTCAGGGACCGCAGTTAGAAGCATCCTGCGCTGGGCTTAATGTTTTGTTCttgctgtcttgaaattcttagcAATTTTCTAACAAGGGGCcagctattttcatttttcactgagcCTGCAGATTATATAGCTAGTCCTGCCCAAGAGCAGTGAAGAGCCATGGTAAGGTTTTGAACGGGATCGGAGTCTTGTAAAAGCTCACTCTGACTGCTGACTAAACTAGAGGGATTCTCAGATTCAGAGAGCTTGGCAAACAAAGATTTCCAGGGCGCACTACGGGGGATAGGAATGTAGCGTGTCTGGGGGAAACCCAGGACTCTGCATGTTTcgagctcccaggtgattctggcACTAGTCCTACCCAGCCTGGCATCTGAAAACGCTGGTTCCAACTCGGGTTTGAAGGGAATCAGATGAGGAGCAGGGCAGCAGAGCCACCAGCCCAGGTTATAGATGGTGGGGGCCccggggggtgaggggaggtgggatggggaaaaTGGACAGGCTGTCAACTATGAAGGAGGCGGATGCCACAGAACGTGGCTGTGAGGGGTCAGGGAGAGGAGAGGCGGGGAAGAAGCCAGTGTGGTTCCACACCATCAGAAACACACGGGGGGAGGCAAGTTGAACAGGACAGGCAGGCTGCGTTTTGGTGCCTCGGGGACATTCAAATTGAAAATCCAAACCTGAGTGTACAGGTTTGAGCTTCAGGGGAGACAACACCCACATGCAGGTAGCTGTGAAAGGCTAGGAGGGAATGAGACCACTCAGAGGAGGGCTGGGGGGAGAGAGGAACCACTAGCTGGGAACACCGCTGCTGGAGCATCCAgctgggaggaagggggaggagcaGGTGAAGGAGAGATAGGGTGTCAAGGCCAACCTGCAATGTGGAGCCACATTAGCCGAGGGGATGGAGCACTTTGGAGGCTGAGGGAGAGTGGCCGTGCCACGTGCAGTGTGGGGATCGGCGTGAAGCATCTGAGTTGGGGACAGGGAGACAATTGagtgggaggaaagaaaaggaagcagaggaTATAAGTTCTAGAAAAGAagagtgggacttccctagtggtccagtggttgggactccaccCTTCCCATGTGGGggtcatgggttccatccctggtcagggaagttccgaATGCCTTgggatgtggccaaaaataaataaataaataaaattttcactaaataaaaaagaagagttaTGAAGCAGCTGGTGTATGGCAGAGTGGAGTCCAGGAGGGTAAGTAGAGGACAGTAATTTGAAGACCAGAGCTTGCTTATAGGAAAGGGGGAGGAAGCCCTTCCGTGTGAGATTTGCCACATGTCCGTGAGGTGCCTGTGGACACTCAGCCCTGGCTTGCCGGCTGTATCAGTCATCCACTGCTGCATCGCCACACCTGCCTTCCCTGCAGCCTCCCCCTGGCAAGCAAACACAAGGGCAGAATATGGCAAAGCTAGGGTTTGAACCTATGTCTGGCTACAAGAACAGGGCGGTGTTCTTGTTCTATGATGCAGTGGAGAGAGCGCTGactaaagaatcagacacatctTCCTTCCCCCAGCGACCACCTGAACCCTCtcgcctcatctgtaaaacaggactAGTAATAGCACTATACTAGTTTCCTAGGACTGTTGTAACGTATTACCACAAACTTATtgtcttaaaacaacacacatttaaaCATCGCAGTTGCTGTGGGCAGGAGTCTAGGGTCAGCTTAGCTGGGTCCTCAGTTTCAAGGTCTCTCACATGGCTGCCAACAGATATTCAGCCAAGACCGAGTCCTCATCTGAAGGCCCAGCAAGGAAGAATGAGCTTCTGGGCTCACATGGTTATTGGTGATGTTTACTTCCTCTCGGGAGGAAGTAAGAACCATGGTTCCTCTCCAGCTGTTGACTGGAGATCACCATTAGTTCCTTGAAACATCAGAGAAACTGTCAACAGAGCTGTCTGCTTTGCTAGAAAACAGAAGTTATGGTCTAATCTAATCACAAAATGACATTTCATCACCTCTGCTATATTCTATCAGTTTGAAGCAGGTCCCTAGGCCAAGCCACACTCAAAAGGAGGAGATTACAGgaacttctctggtagtccagtggctaagattccatgctcccagtgcagggggcccagggttcaatcgctggtcagggaactagatcccacatgccttgactaagacctggtacaccaaataaattttctttttttaagaaaagaggaGATTACATAAGGGCATAGATACCAAGAAGCAGGGATCACTGGGGCCATGTTGGAGTCAGCGTGCCACACAGCCATAGCCCCCTGTCCCCACCCAGGTGACTGAGGTCAGCTCCGCAGGGACTCCAGATGCCCAGGCCATGGTGCCTGTCACCATCCGGATCGTGGACCTCAACAACCATCCACCGACTTTCTATGGGGAGAGTGGACCCCAGAACAGATTTGAGCTGTCCATGTATGAGCACCCACCCCAGGGGGAGATCCTTCGGGGCCTCAAGATCACCGTCAATGACTCAGACCAGGTATGTGGTCCTGCCCTCCACCTGTCTTCCTACAAACCGCCGGGGACCAAGGCCCAAAGCTGAGTCTGCCTGAACCTTTCCTGCTGATGTCACCGGAGCTGGAGGGTCACAAAATGAATGAGGCAAGAGTGGGTAaccaagagggagaggagggagacaaTCAGAGACTAGCTGCATGGCCTAAAGACATCCAtgatcaattaaaaagaaaaagccagttGGAAGAAAAGCCCCTCTTGGAAGTTTCCTggtagcctagtggttaggattcccgGCTTTCAGTGCTCGcccagggttcaacccctggctgggTGATgaaatcctgcaagctgtgcatgaggccttaaaaactggaaaagaaaagcgCCTCTGTGTCTGACCCTCCAGACACTGTGAATGTGTCCCATTGCCTCCTGTGCCCAAAGCAGGGCTGGGCTTTCTGGGCTGCGTCCTCGCTTAGTCCTTGTAGTTCACTCACCTTTTCTGATTCTTGATCACCTCTCCTAAGAATACTTACTAAGATACTTACCTCCCAGGGTCAAGGGCATGCAAAGTCTCCTTGCAGAGCACGACTCTATAATGAGGTTCATCCTCATTCATCTTCCCTGTTTCTTCTCTCCAAACGGTTGTCCAGGGAGCCAATGCCAAATTCAACCTGAGGCTGGTGGGACCCGGGGGCATCTTCCGAGTGGTCCCGCAGACAGTCCTGAATGAAGCCCAAGTCACGATCATTGTGGAGAACTCCGCCGCCATTGACTTTGAAAAGTCCAAAGTGTTGACCTTCAAGGTAAGTGATGCTTGAACGGCGGGGAAGGGTGTCACAATAGTACCTAGATTTATCCTTGAGAGGTCTCTTGTCACCCCTACCCCTCCTAGCCCCACTCTTTTCCTCTGCTCCTCCTTCTGACTTGGGGAGCAGCGAGGAGAGGAGGAGTATGATACGAGAGCTCTCCTCTATTCCACAGCCTCACTGAGCTCCAGCATCTAACTACAACTctccccaggaatgcaaggaggAGGGTGGTTCAAAGAAAAACCACCCATGTAATGTGCCATATGAATAGACTGAGAGAAAAAACTGTTTGATCATCAGGAGACATGTTTCCTTGTTTGCACTCGACATGTCAATTGTTCTGTTAAAAACTTTAGCAAAGGAGGAGAAAAGTTCCTTTGTATTGggaattattcaaaataataaacacataaaaataatgtgtatttacataaatatgtaaataaatatgggGGTTGACCCAAAAGTTCATTGAgaattttccataagatgttggATGTTgtggaaaaatgcaaacaaaccTTTTGATTAACCCAAtagtaattaaaaggaaaagcacTTTGCTGATATTAATTTAAATTGTTATAAGTATTTATaattatacatgcatacatactgACAGCTAGCATCATCCTTAAAAGTGAAATTctatacaacattgttaatcaactatacttcaataatcaACCaattaaagtgaaattttaaaagcattctttGAAGTCATGAACAAAACGTGGATACCTGCTCTTACCAATATTGTTTAACACTGTTCCTAGAATTAAACGTTATTCctaaataagaaaggaaataaaaggtacaatcattagaaaggaagagataaaCTTATCATTGTTTTTAGATAATGTGATTGCTTGCTtagaaaaatctagaagaaataacCAAAACATTGTTAGATACTGCAAAATTGTTAACATGATgggttataaaattaatacacaaaatcTAATAATTTTCCTGCATTCCAAAGAAATAGCAATGAGAATAATGGAATTATAGATCACTTTTATAAGAACAACTAATGGATAAAATTCCTAAGAGTTAACATAACAAGATTGGAGCATataaataacaccaaaaaaaatgtacaaatttaacaaaaagataaaagaaggcgagaaatataaagacaaatcctgttcaaaaatgcaaattctcatcAGGTTAATAAAGAATCCAATGCCACTTCAATTAAGTCTTACCCAAAATTTCCTAGGGGAGGACGTAGGGGACTTGACACAATTATACTGGCTTTTATCTGGAGAAACAAACCGATAAGAATagtcagggaatttggggaaaaaaagagtatgaGGCAAGAATTTGCTCTAAcagatattaaattatattatgaaGCAAAGTCGCTTTAAattggaagcaaaaaaaaaaaaaaaagtaatatgcaaaccaatggaacaaaagaaactGGTTCCAGTGCAAATGGCCACTATAAGGAACCGGGCATTGGGGTTAGTTGCAGGGGGGATGATGTTTGCCTTAGAGGTGCCCCCTGCAGGTAGTGGCAGGAATAGCTGGCTGGCAGCAGAGAAACTGGGAGACAAGGCAGGTGGGGGTGCAGGGGTGATACAGGATGTGACAGGTTCTCTGCAGAGCAACTGCCATCCAGACaagtcttccttttccttccttccccagctcCTGGCCATTGAAGTGAACACCCCAGAGAAGTTCAGCTCCACGGCGGATGTCCTTATCCAGCTCCTGGATACCAATGACAACGTCCCCAAGTTCACCTCCCACTACTACGTCGCCAGGATCCCCGAGAATGCCCCAGGGGGCTCCAATGTGTTGGCTGTCACAGTGGGTTGAGGGCTGCCCCAGGGACTGGGGTTGGGGTTGGGAGCCCCACTGAAGGAGGGTCTTGTGAAGTCAGACAAACCTGTTTGTTTGGTTCGATAAACCCACATTCACTGGCTGTGTCCTTGGACAAGCTAtgtgccctctctgagcctcagtttttccttCTGTACAATGGACATAACAGCACCTCACAGGATGATAATGAGGATATGTAATGAGAAGTAGAAGGCCTTCCAGATCTGGCTCCTCCAACTGAGGTGAAACTAGGGCTCCAGAGCAGGCCTCCAGTTCTCCCCAGCTGGACAATCCTCCCAGCCCACCCAAACCCTTGTGTGGCTGTTGAAAGCAAGAGCTGCCAACGTGCCCTGACAAAGGGACCGGGGCCACTGGGAGCTTTCTCTCTTTCAGGCCGTGGATCCAGACACAGGTCCCTGGGGTGAAGTCAAATACTCCATTTATGGATCTGGGGCAGACCTGTGAGTAGATCCAGAAACCCAGTCAGGGCCTTGGGAAAGGGATTTGGGAGGCTGAGGGTGGAGGAGGATCTgtgctgaaggcaggaggagcctgGGCTGAACAGGACCTGGGCTGGGGAGGTGAACCTGGGGGCCGGGAATAAAGGGCAGCTGTAGAGAGCCCAAGGCAGAGGTGTGGGGACACACCTGATGAGGTGAGTCTGAGAGAAGTAAGGTCATCACAACCTGGAGCTGGGGCTTCTGGCCTCCGGGGCCAGGCAAGCAGTGCTGGGCTAGGGAGAGAAGGTCACGGGGAGAGGGAAGGGCTGTGACTCGGGTGAAGTTCAGCATTGATAGTTAAGTAGATGAGTGGTCCTGCCTCCCTGCGTCAAACCGTGAGGATGTGGAGAGGAGCAGGCGAGATGCTCAGAGAAGCTGCCCAGTGCATCGCGGCGCCTTCTTGGAGGCGGATCCTTGCTGAAGgcacgtgtgtgcacatgtgtgtacatgtgcgtGCTTCTACACACCCTTGCCTGCACTCTCTGTGCCCATCAGCTTCCTGATCCACCCATCCTCTGGGATCATCTACACCCAGCCCTGGGCCAGCCTGGATGCTGAGGCCACTGCCAGATACAACTTCTATGTGAAGGCGGAGGACATGGAGGGCAGGTACAGCCTGGCCGAGGTGTTCATCACACTGTTGGATGTCAATGACCACTACCCCCAGTTTGAAGAGAGCGTCCAGGAGAAGACAATGGTGCTGGGGACCCCGGTGAAAATTGAGGTGAGCTCCAAAGGTAGCCGAGCTGTCGTCATGGCTTGTACTTGGCCGTGTACTTGGCCAACTCCAGGGCCCTCGGAGCCTgtcctcttcctgccctgccccagTGGGCTTAGTAGCTTCCTGCCTTAGTATCTCGGGCCCATTGCGGGAGCCAGCCACCTGTCCAGTACTGTCTGAGAGGATCTGTGGCCCCAGTGCTGGCAGCTTGTGTGTGCTTCTGGCTAGAGCCCCCTGGGGACCCTGCCTTCAGGCTTTGCAGGAGTGACTGGCCTGGGGAAGCAGGGTCTCACGGCGTTTCCCCATGTGAGCATCCGACAGGCTAGAAGCCATGACTTAGCTCTGCAGGCGGCCCAGCATCCAGCTGTTGTATCCAGAAGCTGCTAGCCAGAGGCCCAGAACCTGGCTGGAGATGCTGCTGCCTGCCGGGCCCCTCCACCCTCTCACTGCGGAGTGAAGGCTGGCCTCATCCCTCTGTGGGCACCAGCCACATGACGATGCCAGGCTCTGCGTGAGCCCCTGACTCTGGCCGTCCTGGATCTGGCACTTCTGGAATCACTGTGGCTaactcctccctgctccccccagCAGCCACCAGCAACCCCCACACCAGCAGCCTGGCTTGTGCCCCTGCAATGCCCACTCCCTACCTCTCTGTCCTTGCTCTGCCCACCCCCGGTGTGGCACTGGCCAGGTGTGAGCCTGGCGCCCGTGTCTAAATGTCCATCAttcttagacaaaaaaaaaaagctttgttcCTGCAGTGGCAAGTGGCGCTGTGGCTTaagaatttcttttcaaatatcttgGACTCCTGAAATAGGCAATGGTTTTTAAGGTACTTTATATACCCCtaacatccctggtggctcagacggtaaagcgtctacctacaatgtgggagacccaggttcaatccctggtttgggaagatcctctggaggaggaaatggcaacccactccagtattcttgcctggaaaatcccatggacagaggagcttggtgggctacagtccatggggtcgcaaagagtcggacacgactgagcgactaaactttgTGCTTTTTATATactcctagtggctcagatagtaaagaatttgcttgcagtgaaggagatctgggtttgatccctgggttgagaagatcccctggagaagggaatggcaccccactccactattcttgcctggagaattctatggacagaggagcctggaaggctacagtccatgggactgcaaagaatgGATATGGGTcacgaagaattggacatgacttagagactaacattttcacttttcactttcactatatacccccatccccacctccacccagaaTTAAACTCTAAGAAAGAAGATATTACTGCcactttacagattaaaaaatagagactcaGGCAGGTTGCATGTTGGGTTGGCCTCAGTTCACACAGCTGTCTGCCTGCTTTCACAGCTCTGCCTTCCCAACATGGAGAGAGCATGAACCCCGAAACCCAACAGGCTTGACTCTGGACCCCAGCTCCCCTCCTTCTACCTCTCCATCCTTAGGCAAGACACTCAGCCTCCAGGCTTTTTGTTTCTTACCAGTACTGACTTGACTAGGCTTGTTCTGAGATTGACAGTACACGTAAATAGCCAAGCACAGACCCTGCCTCATTCAGTTCGTCTCCCAGCTCCATTCACTCAAAATAGGATTAAGACCATCTCCCATCAACCCAGCAAACTGCATATGACCTGTCGGTTTAGCCAGGGGACACAAATGTGACCTTCAAAGTCCAGCCCCGCCCATCCCTCCCTGAGTACAGGCCACAGACCAGGACGCAGAGGAGCCCAACAACCTGGTGGACTATTCCATCACCCACGCGGAGCCGGCCAATGTCTTCGACATCAATGCACACACAGGGGAGATCTGGCTCAAGAACTCCATCCGATCCCTGGATGCCCTGCACAACATCACTCCCAACAGGGACAGCACGTGGTCCCTAGAGGTGCAGGCCAAGGACCGTGGCTCCCCATCCTTCAGCACCACGGCCTTGCTCAAGATTGACATCGTAGACACTGAGGTGAGTATGAAGCCCATGTCGGGGGTTGATCAGAGGCCAGCTCAGGCCTCCCTGCAACatggccagagagagagaaagaccacCTTCCTCCAAAGACACCCACCCACCGCTCACAGAGACTACCAGTGCCATCCAACGCACAGGCTTTGACATCAGGTCGAAATACCAGTTTCAACACTTTGTAGCAGTGTGACTTTGCCAAGTCTTTCCCTTCTTGTGAAATGGGACTCACGATGCCTCCTTCACTTGCGAGTTGAAAGGCAGAAGTAAAATCATGTGTGGTTCTCAGCTCAGGGTCTGGCAGGAAGTCCTCCCTTAAGAGGCTTCTGATACACTTGGGCAGATATGACCCCTCCCCCATCAAAGGAAAGTAATGCCACTTAAAACAGGAGTTCTTTATCCAATCCAACCtgcattgtatttttttctctttgcgtttttcttttcctggaatgAAGCCCATAGTTCTCCTCAGATTCTCTAGGGGACGACTGAGCCCAGAAAGCTTAAAAACCATCTGGCCTAAGGGAGCTCAGGGCCCCTGCTCTGTCCTCCGGGGACCAGGCAGGAGCGGCTGAACTCACCTCTCTTCCAGATGCTGTCCCGAAGCCCCATGGCCGCCTTCCTGATGCAGACCAAAGACAATCCCATGAAGGCCGTGGGCGTGCTGGCTGGCATCATGGCCGTCATCGTGGCTATAACCGTCCTCATCTCCACTGCCACCTTCTGGCGCAACAAGAAGTCCAACAAGGTCCAGCCGGTGCGGCGAATTCTCCGCAAGCGGCCCAGCCCTGCACCCCGCAGCATCCGCATCGAGTGGCTTAAGTTCCGAAGGACCAAGGCCACTGACAAGTTTGTGCTCAAAGAGGCCCCTCCCAACGAGAACTGCAACAACAACAGCCGCGGAAGCACACCGCCCCCCCAGGCCCCCGCTCCCCCTCCACCGCCCAGCGCGGCCCCCAGCATGGGCCAGGCCCCCTGGACGGTGCCTACCGTCTCGGGCTCGCTCGCCCCTCAGCAACCCCAACAACCATCACCAAAACCCAGGGCCGTGGCAAAACGCAAGGCCATGGGAAGCCCCGTCCAGTCAGCTCTGGTCTCTGAGCTCAGGCAAAAGTTCGAGAAGAAGAATGTACAGAGCAAAGCTTACTTGTAGACTGTGTCCTGTGgcccccctctcccaccccagttGCCCTGATGCCTGGGCCACGCTCCTTAACTCTGCTCCTTACGGTCACCCCTGTTTTGTACAATGGTGTAACCCCCATAACCAGGGCTCTGAACAATGCCTTGGGCAAAGGATTTATTCCTCTGGTTACGACTGCAATTGGAAAATACTTCCCCATCACACAGCTCCTCGGCACATGTGCAACACTCTGCGCAACAGAGACTGGGCGGCAACAAGGAGCCAGATTGATGTCTTCTACCCTCCAACTCCAGACCTCACAGTGTCACTTGGGTCCTGCTGGGGCCCCAGCTTTCTTAGTTCCGGAGCAGAGCCCTGGCCACATGTGACAAGGTTGACTAGCGCCTGGATCCTCAAGCTTCCAGCTAAGAGCAGGAGCAGAAAAAGCTTCAGGGGCTGACTAAGGCTGAGGGTCAGCAAACCTTGCAGGCTGTAGGAAACCAAATGCAGCTAGAGAGGGTGAGGATGCACTGAAAACTCTTGTCGACTGTGGGCCTGTGCCTAAAAGCCATTGGCAGGTGGAGGATGGGGTCTGGGCAGAGACTGTGAGCCCCTGCTATGCCCACTCGGGACCAGGGACACGGAGGTATGAGAGGGATTCTGTGGGAGTGAGGGCAGCTGCCCTAGCCAGGGCTGCCCTGGGCCCAGAGGTGGCTGGAGCCAAGCTGGTTGCCCCAGAGACATCCTCAGGAGCAACAGGTACCCTTAGGAGCTGTCCCACTCAAAGTCCTTGAGGAGACAGAGCAGGGCTGAGATCTGGGGAGACTTCTGTTTTTATCCAGCTCTTCTGCTCACGTGCGATAACCTTGGGAAAGCTCATCCtctttctcatctggaaaatgaagaaagtgaaTCAGCCTTATTCACAGGTCTGGGGTGAGGATCAAAGCAAGTAGTAGTGATGAGGGCTTTAACCAAGTGCAAAACAGCACGAATAGGAAGCATTTTTCCCCTGGCCAGTTCTCCAGGGTACAGCTCTTCCACAAAGTATTAGGAGCCTCCCAGCTGTTCTGCCAAGCACCCCCAGGAGGCGCTGTGCTAGGGGTAGGGTGCTGCCACTGATCCAAGACGGCTGGAGCTGGGCCATGGCATAGCTTCCCCTCCacatctcctccccacccccacctccccccaactACATTCCCCGTGCAGCCCAGGCCAGCCACTGTCGGAAAGGACCAGAGCTGGGCCACACAGCCAGCCGAAGCTCCATCTTGCCAAGATGATGAAAATGAGTTCCCAAGAGGGAGGGTGATCACCAGAGGTCACAGAAGTTTGGCGGCAGGAGCCCGATTTGAGGGCTCTGGGCTCCTTAGCGTGTCCCTCTAGTTGGGCCACACCTCCTCTGCTTGTGACCACCGCCCCCAGCAGAG
This window harbors:
- the CDHR1 gene encoding cadherin-related family member 1, which gives rise to MGRGAPAVPAVWMLFLSLAQANFAPHFFDNGAGSTNGNMALFSLPEDTPVGSHVYTLNGTDPEGDPVSYHISFNPSTRSVFSVDPNLGNITLIEELDREREDEIEAIISISDGLNLVAEKVTILVTDANDEAPRFIQEPYVVQVPEDTPSGTSIARVRAVDRDTGSAGSVTYFLKNPHSTKFSVDRHSGVLRLQAGATLDYEKARAHFITVVAKDGGGKLRGADVVLSATTMVTVNVEDVQDMAPVFVGTPYYGYVYEDTLPGSEVLTVAAMDGDRGKPNRVLYSLVNGSDGAFEINETSGAISVMQSPSQLRREVYELHVQVTEVSSAGTPDAQAMVPVTIRIVDLNNHPPTFYGESGPQNRFELSMYEHPPQGEILRGLKITVNDSDQGANAKFNLRLVGPGGIFRVVPQTVLNEAQVTIIVENSAAIDFEKSKVLTFKLLAIEVNTPEKFSSTADVLIQLLDTNDNVPKFTSHYYVARIPENAPGGSNVLAVTAVDPDTGPWGEVKYSIYGSGADLFLIHPSSGIIYTQPWASLDAEATARYNFYVKAEDMEGRYSLAEVFITLLDVNDHYPQFEESVQEKTMVLGTPVKIEATDQDAEEPNNLVDYSITHAEPANVFDINAHTGEIWLKNSIRSLDALHNITPNRDSTWSLEVQAKDRGSPSFSTTALLKIDIVDTEMLSRSPMAAFLMQTKDNPMKAVGVLAGIMAVIVAITVLISTATFWRNKKSNKVQPVRRILRKRPSPAPRSIRIEWLKFRRTKATDKFVLKEAPPNENCNNNSRGSTPPPQAPAPPPPPSAAPSMGQAPWTVPTVSGSLAPQQPQQPSPKPRAVAKRKAMGSPVQSALVSELRQKFEKKNVQSKAYL